TCATGCCGCCGCCACGAAAAGCACGCATAGACTCAGTTACGGCTTAACGAAAGCGCCGTCCCCCTATAAAATACTTTTTATTCCAATTGTCAAAAGCGCTTATCAGTACCTCACCTGTGGCTCCAGGCCCTGCTCCCACAGTGTTTTGCGCATCAATATACTTCCCATTGCCAATATAAATACCTACATGCTCCGCGTCCCCGCCATGCCAGGCAAAGAACACCAAATCTCCCGGCAACAGGTCTTTAAGGCCAATTGCCTCTTGCCGGTGATACTGCAAGTCCGCTGTACGTTCAATCGAAATTCCCAACTGTCCAAGTACATAATAAGTAAGTCCAGAACAATCAAAGCCATTGGCTGGTGAAGAGCCGCCCCATACATACGGCTTGCCCCTCAGCTGCATTGCCAATTCAACAATTTTACTGCCAATACGATTCGATGCAGTCTGCGTTGGTGCCGTATTCTTTTCATTCCCTAATAAAATCCGCGCCACGCCGTTACTAATCTCAAATTTTCCAAAAGTCACCAACTTGGCATCAGCTTCAGCTGGAAAATCTTCATCTTGATAGTAACGAAATTTTCCTTTAGGCACGATCATCTGCATATTGTCACTTTTGTCCCCGCCTTGCCAAGCGGAGCTATAGGCAAATGCATAAGGCAGATTTTGTGATTTAGGAATGGAAATTTCTTTTTCTTCTCCAGCCAGCACATTATACCAACCGACGCAAAGCCATTTTTCTACACTTTCATCAAAATAAAGTAGAGAAATGCTTTTTTGTTTGTCAAACTGATTGGCCACCGTAAGTTTAAAGGCAGCCGCCGGAGTAGTTACAATGCTTGCCGCCACCACAATCAATCCCATTAACAACCACTTTTTTGTTACTTGCAACCACATTGCAAACTGCCTCCTCTTAATGATTCCCTACATAGTCTGCACATATTTAAAACAGAGTCTTACTGCACACCCTCCACAGGTCTTGAGTTATCCCAAGCCATAACATAGACACCTAGCCCCAAGACTAACGATCCCACACCATAGAGCCAGAAGTTTTTTCCCAACCGCACTGCAATTCTTCCATACAGATATATCAATACTGCAAAATTAACTACCGGCAAACATAGACCCAAAAACCACAATGGACTTGCGCCAGCGCAACGGCAAAGCAATACAATATTATATAAGGGAATGAAATAGTGCCAGAATTTTCCTACGGCAAGTTTTTGACCAATTTTAGCCATAGCATACGAAAAAACAAGATACCAAATAAAAGAAAATATAGCTTCCATAAACCACACGCACTCCTTTTTATAATAAGTTAGCAAGCCACTGCTTGACAATAAACTTTTACGCTTATTTCTGGGATAACCAAGATAGCCACCAGCGCCTTGCTTCACTTATAGGTGATTGCCGCTCCGCCCGAACTTTTATAGTAGTAGGTTATCTCCCCTATTTGATTCAAATTATAATCGTTTTTCT
This genomic window from uncultured Anaeromusa sp. contains:
- a CDS encoding C40 family peptidase → MWLQVTKKWLLMGLIVVAASIVTTPAAAFKLTVANQFDKQKSISLLYFDESVEKWLCVGWYNVLAGEEKEISIPKSQNLPYAFAYSSAWQGGDKSDNMQMIVPKGKFRYYQDEDFPAEADAKLVTFGKFEISNGVARILLGNEKNTAPTQTASNRIGSKIVELAMQLRGKPYVWGGSSPANGFDCSGLTYYVLGQLGISIERTADLQYHRQEAIGLKDLLPGDLVFFAWHGGDAEHVGIYIGNGKYIDAQNTVGAGPGATGEVLISAFDNWNKKYFIGGRRFR
- a CDS encoding DUF5684 domain-containing protein codes for the protein MEAIFSFIWYLVFSYAMAKIGQKLAVGKFWHYFIPLYNIVLLCRCAGASPLWFLGLCLPVVNFAVLIYLYGRIAVRLGKNFWLYGVGSLVLGLGVYVMAWDNSRPVEGVQ